The following proteins come from a genomic window of Puntigrus tetrazona isolate hp1 chromosome 15, ASM1883169v1, whole genome shotgun sequence:
- the LOC122358839 gene encoding uncharacterized protein LOC122358839, translating to MKFAVFLSGSLLLFLLSDWTESVDTVDIKTLARIINFFEQNYKRVDENGNPHQYAVAINVPKHQCQQNFKPTNFLTKENATKVRNAINNETNGLYIGRELIAAGRKKVAQRSYYKHSEYLLLNPVNKSPMTRLLNYRKKDSCSVFYTFYSPCVKSCLNATSNNNILGALRRWNRHGGIKAFVFKNIYVQDLDKDLQTEFLKIAAQVPLYRCPVENQCYACYGEQNDTIDARCLPQPSFLA from the exons ATG AAGTTCGCTGTGTTTCTGAGCGGATCCctgctgctcttcctgcttTCCGATTGGACAGAAAGTGTCGACACCGTGGACATCAAGACTCTGGCGCGCATTATAAACTTCTTTGAGCAGAA CTATAAGAGAGTCGATGAGAACGGAAATCCCCATCAGTACGCTGTAGCCATCAACGTGCCGAAGCATCAGTGTCAGCAGAACTTCAAGCCTACAAATTTTCTGACTAAAGAGAATGCAACGAAAGTGAGAAATGctattaataatgaaacaaacgGACTTTACATAGGTAGAGAACTCATCGCCGCAGGACGTAAAAAGGTAGCTCAAAGGTCGTACTACAAGCATTCAGAGTATCTCCTGCTGAATCCTGTCAACAAATCGCCCATGACCCGTCTTTTGAACTATAGGAAAAAAGATAGCTGCTCTgttttctatacattttattctcccTGTGTTAAATCATGTCTGAACGCGACtagcaacaacaacattttaggCGCCCTGAGGAGATGGAACCGACACGGTGGAATTAAAGCTTTTGTTTTCAAGAATATCTACGTCCAAGACTTGGACAAAGATCTTCAGACCGAATTTCTGAAGATCGCAGCTCAGGTTCCTCTGTACCGCTGTCCGGTTGAGAATCAGTGTTACGCTTGTTACGGAGAACAAAACGATACCATAGACGCTCGCTGTCTGCCGCAACCTTCTTTTCTTGCATAG